One window of the Salminus brasiliensis chromosome 1, fSalBra1.hap2, whole genome shotgun sequence genome contains the following:
- the katnbl1 gene encoding KATNB1-like protein 1 isoform X1 gives MERWMSIFYLTDLKTESLIMATGNHVGDDAEFHRLKQAPDLFKHKSCLGDGKNMKEVDYLNKEEIDKERFPVGRCAHNYGKAKRVVSKKTRLSAVGSGVRRRAPLAGRSSDMANKENELTCAEDVDGIHYKENCGFPVNLTEASKMAGAGSKYSDCFTELSKEHETMTHVLFGRNLRLNVALTLWRRNASELVAYLIRIQDTGVLVDCLPVLTKSLQDEQPCISIGCCVDLFPQVKTILVSKFEEHLIVALHWVQSVIKKWWPELYSDGKRLQDGCSPDRNFQAMKRQLLELWDEENQLASVPGTVGEITKAIESYLSQLR, from the exons CTGGAAATCATGTTGGGGATGATGCAGAATTCCACAGGCTCAAGCAAGCACCTGATCTTTTCAAACACAAAAGCTGTCTTGGAGATGGAAAGAACATGAAGGAG GTGGATTATTTAAATAAGGAAGAAATAGATAAAGAAAG ATTTCCAGTGGGACGTTGTGCACACAACTACGGCAAAGCAAAGCGAGTGGTGAGCAAGAAGACACGTCTCTCAGCAGTGGGCTCTGGTGTGCGCCGGAGAGCACCCTTAGCAGGCAGGTCCTCTGACatggcaaacaaagaaaatgaactAACATGTGCTGAGGACGTGGATGGCATTCACTATAAAGAAAACTGTGGGTTCCCTGTGAACTTGACAGAAGCCTCTAAAATGGCAGGAGCTGGCTCTAAGTATAGTGACTGCTTTACTGAG TTATCAAAGGAACATGAAACAATGACTCATGTACTATTTGGAAGGAATCTGAGAttaaatgttgctttaactctTTGGCGAAGAAATGCTAGTGAACTAGTGGCTTACTTGATCAG AATACAAGACACAGGGGTCCTTGTTGATTGTCTACCTGTACTTACTAAAAG CCTTCAAGATGAACAACCATGCATATCCATTGGTTGTTGTGTAGACCTTTTTCCTCAAGTGAAGACCATTCTTGTCAGTAAATTTGAAGA GCACCTCATTGTGGCTTTACACTGGGTTCAGTCTGTCATTAAGAAATGGTGGCCTGAACTGTACTCAGATGGCAAACGTTTGCAAGATGGCTGTTCACCTGACAG GAATTTTCAGGCCATGAAAAGGCAGCTGCTTGAATTATGGGATGAGGAGAATCAATTGGCCTCAGTCCCTGGAACCGTGGGTGAAATTACCAAG gcCATTGAATCGTATCTGTCACAATTACGCTGA
- the katnbl1 gene encoding KATNB1-like protein 1 isoform X2 gives MATGNHVGDDAEFHRLKQAPDLFKHKSCLGDGKNMKEVDYLNKEEIDKERFPVGRCAHNYGKAKRVVSKKTRLSAVGSGVRRRAPLAGRSSDMANKENELTCAEDVDGIHYKENCGFPVNLTEASKMAGAGSKYSDCFTELSKEHETMTHVLFGRNLRLNVALTLWRRNASELVAYLIRIQDTGVLVDCLPVLTKSLQDEQPCISIGCCVDLFPQVKTILVSKFEEHLIVALHWVQSVIKKWWPELYSDGKRLQDGCSPDRNFQAMKRQLLELWDEENQLASVPGTVGEITKAIESYLSQLR, from the exons CTGGAAATCATGTTGGGGATGATGCAGAATTCCACAGGCTCAAGCAAGCACCTGATCTTTTCAAACACAAAAGCTGTCTTGGAGATGGAAAGAACATGAAGGAG GTGGATTATTTAAATAAGGAAGAAATAGATAAAGAAAG ATTTCCAGTGGGACGTTGTGCACACAACTACGGCAAAGCAAAGCGAGTGGTGAGCAAGAAGACACGTCTCTCAGCAGTGGGCTCTGGTGTGCGCCGGAGAGCACCCTTAGCAGGCAGGTCCTCTGACatggcaaacaaagaaaatgaactAACATGTGCTGAGGACGTGGATGGCATTCACTATAAAGAAAACTGTGGGTTCCCTGTGAACTTGACAGAAGCCTCTAAAATGGCAGGAGCTGGCTCTAAGTATAGTGACTGCTTTACTGAG TTATCAAAGGAACATGAAACAATGACTCATGTACTATTTGGAAGGAATCTGAGAttaaatgttgctttaactctTTGGCGAAGAAATGCTAGTGAACTAGTGGCTTACTTGATCAG AATACAAGACACAGGGGTCCTTGTTGATTGTCTACCTGTACTTACTAAAAG CCTTCAAGATGAACAACCATGCATATCCATTGGTTGTTGTGTAGACCTTTTTCCTCAAGTGAAGACCATTCTTGTCAGTAAATTTGAAGA GCACCTCATTGTGGCTTTACACTGGGTTCAGTCTGTCATTAAGAAATGGTGGCCTGAACTGTACTCAGATGGCAAACGTTTGCAAGATGGCTGTTCACCTGACAG GAATTTTCAGGCCATGAAAAGGCAGCTGCTTGAATTATGGGATGAGGAGAATCAATTGGCCTCAGTCCCTGGAACCGTGGGTGAAATTACCAAG gcCATTGAATCGTATCTGTCACAATTACGCTGA
- the emc7b gene encoding endoplasmic reticulum membrane protein complex subunit 7, producing the protein MQPLKRALDAYLLVQSLFALSWCFSEPEPGPSAASPGSGDRFKIEGRAIVSGVKPQEWVSSARVLVEGGEYVGFLRIDGSFAVHDVPSGSYVVEIISPSFRFEPARVDITSKGKMRARLVNYIKTSEVIRQPYPLQLRASGPHSYFMKRETWGWTDFLMNPMVMMMVLPLLIIVLLPKVVNTNDPEMRKEMEQSMNMLNPNPELPDVSEFMTKLFSKGSSKPGGGSKGSRNAALKRR; encoded by the exons ATGCAGCCTCTTAAAAGAGCACTAGATGCGTATCTCCTCGTGCAGTCCTTGTTCGCGTTGTCATGGTGTTTCTCGGAGCCAGAGCCGGGGCCTAGTGCGGCGTCCCCGGGCAGCGGAGACCGCTTCAAGATCGAAGGGAGAGCCATCGTTTCTGGCGTTAAACCCCAAGAATGGGTGTCTTCAGCCCGTGTGCTCGTAGAGGGAGGCGAGTATGTCGGTTTCTTAAG AATTGATGGAAGCTTTGCCGTGCACGATGTGCCGTCTGGTTCCTACGTTGTTGAAATCATATCGCCATCTTTCAGATTTGAGCCTGCACGTGTGGACATCACCTCTAAAGGCAAAATGAG AGCCCGCTTGGTGAATTACATCAAGACCTCTGAGGTTATCCGACAGCCATACCCTCTTCAGCTGAGAGCCAGTGGACCACATTCATACTTCATGAAGCGGGAGACTTGGGGCTGGACTGATTTCCTGATGAATCCGATG GTCATGATGATGGTCCTTCCCTTACTTATCATTGTTCTGCTCCCGAAGGTGGTCAACACCAATGATCCCGAAATGAGAAAg GAAATGGAACAGTCCATGAACATGTTAAACCCCAATCCAGAACTTCCAGATGTCTCAGAGTTTATGACCAAACTGTTCTCTAAAGGATCCAGCAAACCAGGAGGAGGCAGCAAAGGTAGCAGGAACGCTGCCCTAAAAAGGAGGTAG
- the chrm5b gene encoding muscarinic acetylcholine receptor M5b — protein sequence MDVDTFHNSTAGGNASVIQNVPHDLWEVIIIATVSAVVSLITIVGNILVMLSFKVNSQLKTVNNYYLLSLAFADLIIGVFSMNLYTSYILMGYWALGNLACDLWLALDYVASNASVMNLLVISFDRYFSITRPLTYRAKRTPKRAGIMIGMAWLVSFILWAPPILCWQYFVGERKVPPDQCQIQFFSEPVITFGTAIAAFYIPVSVMTILYCRIYKETEKRTKDLAELQGLTSVDRYENSKAQKQRSCFGFNADGHTTQASWSSSNQSNATKTTTQSEDMWLKSEQANTLNSYTSSEDEERPVSEATSQGSYRNQEAEPNELLACYVESHYFTNSIKYCSQKSHKKCISYKFKPVPTNLSPHKDNAEAETKTSHPCSSSEQLALSSTSSSNKPMDPNLKNQITKRKRMVLIKEKKAAQTLSAILLAFILTWTPYNIMVLISTFCSDCIPVSLWHLGYWLCYVNSTINPMCYALCNKTFQKTFRMLLLCKWKKKHGEEKLHWCGQNPAMTSKVT from the coding sequence ATGGATGTGGATACATTTCACAATTCCACTGCAGGTGGAAATGCATCAGTTATCCAGAACGTTCCACATGACCTGTGGgaagttattattattgctactgTGTCTGCGGTTGTAAGCCTGATCACAATAGTGGGGAACATCTTAGTGATGCTCTCTTTCAAGGTTAACAGCCAACTGAAGACAGTCAACAACTATTACTTACTCAGTCTGGCATTTGCAGACCTCATTATCGGAGTGTTCTCCATGAACCTTTACACTTCTTATATTCTGATGGGATACTGGGCTCTGGGAAACTTAGCATGCGATCTGTGGTTAGCGCTGGACTATGTGGCAAGCAACGCATCAGTAATGAATCTGCTGGTGATAAGCTTTGATAGGTACTTCTCCATCACAAGGCCTCTTACGTACAGGGCTAAAAGAACACCCAAGCGTGCCGGCATCATGATAGGCATGGCATGGCTGGTATCCTTCATCTTATGGGCCCCTCCGATTCTATGCTGGCAGTACTTTGTGGGTGAGAGGAAAGTTCCTCCAGACCAGTGCCAGATACAGTTCTTCTCAGAACCTGTGATTACCTTTGGTACGGCTATTGCGGCTTTTTACATTCCTGTCTCTGTCATGACGATTTTATACTGCAGGATCTACAAGGAGACTGAGAAACGCACAAAAGACTTAGCGGAGCTGCAGGGACTCACATCTGTGGACAGATACGAAAACTCAAAAGCACAAAAGCAAAGATCTTGCTTTGGCTTCAACGCTGATGGACACACCACACAGGCCTCGTGGTCTTCATCCAACCAGAGCAATGCAACCAAGACTACAACGCAGTCCGAGGACATGTGGTTAAAGTCAGAGCAGGCCAACACTCTCAACAGCTACACGTCGTCTGAGGACGAGGAGCGGCCCGTTTCCGAAGCAACATCTCAAGGATCTTACAGAAACCAGGAGGCTGAGCCTAATGAGCTGTTGGCTTGTTACGTGGAAAGTCACTATTTCACTAATTCTATTAAGTACTGTTCCCAAAAGAGCCATAAGAAATGCATCTCCTACAAGTTCAAGCCAGTTCCAACGAATCTCAGCCCTCATAAAGACAACGCTGAGGCGGAAACAAAAACATCACATCCTTGTTCTTCGTCCGAACAACTGGCCCTTTCGTCAACCTCCTCTTCCAACAAGCCCATGGATCCCAACCTGAAGAATCAGATCACCAAACGGAAGAGAATGGTTCTAATCAAGGAGAAAAAGGCAGCTCAGACCCTGAGCGCCATCCTCCTGGCCTTCATCCTGACTTGGACTCCATATAACATCATGGTGCTCATTTCCACCTTCTGCTCCGACTGCATCCCAGTGTCGCTCTGGCACCTGGGTTACTGGCTCTGCTACGTCAACAGCACCATCAATCCTATGTGCTATGCCTTGTGCAACAAAACCTTTCAGAAGACCTTTCGAATGTTACTCCTCTGCAAGTGGAAGAAGAAACATGGAGAGGAGAAACTGCACTGGTGTGGTCAAAATCCAGCAATGACCAGCAAGGTGACCTAG